Proteins from a genomic interval of Nematostella vectensis chromosome 5, jaNemVect1.1, whole genome shotgun sequence:
- the LOC5511822 gene encoding NADH dehydrogenase [ubiquinone] 1 alpha subcomplex subunit 13, which yields MKPRERRASFKMATIKQELPPKGGYAPLGFTKNLPKRGVSGWLTILGGAAVMTGGFAMVIRGNRQRCELRKEQLQARIALLPLLQAESDRRVLRGLKENEELEALIMKDVKGWNVGESVYHTNKWVTPMPEQVL from the exons ATGAAGCCCCGCGAACGTCGCGCTTCCTTCAAGATGGCGACCATTAAACAAGAGTTGCCCCCGAAAGGCGGGTATGCTCCCCTTGGTTTCACGAAGAACCTTCCCAAAAGAGGAGTATCTGGGTGGCTAACTATTCTTGGAGGTGCTGCTGTAATGACTGGAGGTTTTGCCATGGTAATCCGCGGCAATAGACAAAGATG tGAACTAAGGAAGGAGCAACTCCAAGCAAGAATTGCCCTCTTGCCCCTCTTACAAGCAGAAAGTGATAGAAG GGTACTGAGAGGTCTGAAAGAAAATGAAGAATTAGAAGCTTTGATCATGAAAGATGTGAAAGGGTGGAATGTTGGAGAAAGTGTGTATCACACTAATAAATGGGTTACACCAATGCCAGAGCAGGTCCTTTAA